A single region of the Jatrophihabitans sp. GAS493 genome encodes:
- a CDS encoding NUDIX domain-containing protein, giving the protein MTEFDAVDGADPAATVNGSAPAVAVNGADPVAADVPIRDAATVVLLRDSAHGVQTWLLTRVAQMAFAPQMTVFPGGRVDPTDSSIALVATEVAARFRCSELEARSLVGAAARETFEEAGVLLTSPPLHLGADRSEDVEAGRISFGDLLREHFVAVDESLLRPWARWVTPAGETRRYDTRFFVAAMPIGAHAEDLTTESSTASWVTARDAIAQFESGERLILPPTLATLHSIAAHDTVEQVLDAAAGRDLSPVRPAVTVDSDGMRVTLDDGTVYQVQAPPAAPPASV; this is encoded by the coding sequence ATGACCGAGTTCGACGCCGTCGACGGCGCCGACCCGGCGGCCACCGTGAACGGCAGTGCCCCAGCGGTCGCAGTCAATGGCGCTGACCCGGTGGCCGCCGATGTGCCGATCCGCGATGCCGCCACGGTGGTACTGCTGCGCGACAGCGCGCATGGCGTGCAGACGTGGCTGCTCACCCGGGTCGCCCAGATGGCCTTCGCCCCGCAGATGACCGTCTTCCCCGGAGGCCGGGTCGATCCGACTGACTCGTCGATCGCCCTCGTCGCCACCGAGGTGGCCGCCCGCTTCCGCTGCTCGGAGCTGGAGGCAAGAAGCCTGGTCGGGGCGGCGGCCCGGGAGACGTTCGAGGAGGCCGGAGTGCTGCTCACCTCGCCGCCCCTGCACCTGGGGGCCGACCGCTCGGAGGACGTCGAGGCCGGGCGGATCAGTTTCGGCGACCTGCTCCGTGAGCACTTCGTGGCGGTTGATGAGTCGCTGCTGCGCCCCTGGGCCCGCTGGGTCACGCCGGCCGGGGAGACCCGTCGCTACGACACCCGCTTCTTCGTCGCGGCGATGCCGATCGGCGCCCACGCGGAGGACCTGACGACGGAGTCCTCGACGGCCAGCTGGGTCACCGCGCGCGATGCGATCGCCCAGTTCGAGTCCGGCGAACGGTTGATACTGCCTCCGACGCTGGCGACGCTGCACTCGATCGCCGCCCACGACACGGTCGAGCAGGTGTTGGATGCCGCCGCCGGCCGGGATCTCTCCCCGGTGCGCCCGGCGGTCACCGTGGACTCCGACGGCATGCGGGTGACCTTGGATGACGGAACGGTGTATCAGGTTCAGGCACCGCCCGCAGCCCCGCCGGCCAGTGTCTGA
- a CDS encoding Crp/Fnr family transcriptional regulator produces MDDILRRAGLFQGVDDDDAEALGSQFEIFDAARGTTLFHEGEPGDSLYIVLAGKVKLGRRSTDGRENLVAIMGPADEFGELSIFDPGPRTATAVVVTDARLARLPKSALQKWVNDRPEIALQLLRVVARRLRRTNTMLADLIFVDVPGRVAKQLLQLAQQFGSVDGGQLRVTHDLTQEELAQLVGASRETVNKALADFAQRGWLRLEGKSVVILDRERLARRAR; encoded by the coding sequence GTGGACGACATTCTGCGCAGAGCGGGCCTGTTCCAAGGCGTTGATGATGACGACGCCGAGGCGCTCGGAAGCCAGTTCGAGATCTTCGACGCGGCGCGCGGCACTACCCTCTTCCACGAAGGCGAGCCGGGCGACAGCCTCTACATCGTCCTCGCCGGCAAGGTAAAGCTCGGACGCCGCTCGACCGACGGGCGCGAGAACCTGGTCGCCATCATGGGCCCGGCTGACGAGTTCGGCGAGCTCTCCATCTTCGATCCCGGCCCGCGCACCGCGACGGCCGTGGTCGTCACCGACGCCCGGCTGGCCCGCCTCCCGAAGTCCGCGCTGCAGAAGTGGGTCAACGACCGTCCCGAGATCGCGCTGCAGCTGCTGCGCGTAGTGGCTCGTCGGCTGCGCCGCACCAACACCATGCTGGCCGACCTGATCTTCGTCGACGTGCCGGGGCGGGTCGCCAAGCAGTTGCTGCAACTGGCCCAGCAGTTCGGCTCGGTTGACGGCGGCCAGCTTCGGGTGACGCATGACCTCACTCAGGAGGAGCTGGCGCAACTCGTCGGCGCCTCCCGAGAGACCGTCAACAAGGCGCTGGCCGACTTCGCCCAGCGCGGTTGGCTGCGCCTGGAGGGTAAGAGCGTCGTCATCCTCGACCGCGAGCGATTGGCCCGCCGCGCCCGCTAA
- a CDS encoding cupredoxin domain-containing protein, with amino-acid sequence MMRRVHPCSRAVGPLLVLALGATLTGCQSVPPVNRGGHSGATTATVVNGVQSVTITTDDHYRFDPSTITVHPGKVKITLVNNGHGAPHDLQVVGLPGDYVPLTQGSSTSVATFDTPAPGKYTFICTIHVKQGQTGVLIVLPS; translated from the coding sequence ATGATGCGGCGAGTACACCCCTGCTCGCGTGCAGTCGGCCCACTGCTGGTGCTCGCTCTCGGCGCGACGCTGACCGGATGCCAGAGCGTCCCCCCGGTGAATCGGGGTGGACACTCCGGCGCCACCACGGCCACCGTCGTCAACGGCGTGCAGAGCGTCACGATCACCACCGACGACCATTACCGCTTCGATCCGTCGACGATCACCGTGCACCCCGGCAAGGTGAAAATCACCCTCGTCAACAACGGGCACGGGGCGCCGCACGATCTGCAGGTCGTCGGTCTCCCCGGCGACTACGTGCCGCTCACGCAGGGCTCGTCGACTTCTGTCGCCACCTTCGACACCCCGGCTCCCGGCAAGTACACGTTCATCTGCACGATTCACGTCAAGCAGGGTCAGACTGGGGTCCTGATCGTGCTGCCGAGCTAG
- a CDS encoding transglycosylase domain-containing protein, translating to MVAGVLVAGSILPVVGGIGLAAKTQTDKFLTTSCDLQETAPPQKTTLYANDGKTVIATLFTQDRQPVPLSQVPNYLVQALVATEDRRFYSHTGVDMRGLLRSAFSTGSGDTQGGSTLTMQYVKQVRYYQAVTTPSSTEAEKEAAAKLQAAAISQNIDRKIEDANCALYLENVKHESKDTILDNYLNIAFFGENSYGIESAAQNFFGKDVSKLTLPESAVLVGALQAPSDYDPYLHPVASKQRRNVVIQNLVEVGKLSQAEADKYKAQPLTLTNSSPPVVRSDCTSAVVANAGFFCAYVTNWLKANKTVTDHTLYTSGLKIITTMDAKLQTTVQTSLSKAMSTKARSTAILPVVDPKTGNVLAMATNKQYGVAPNQSENLLFTDASAAGASTYKYFTALAALKAGVSPSFILSAPSPYKPTSCGGDKAISNDSTSIPTTTTMKDAFARSSNTYFVGMEDKFFYQCDLTPVVQTAVQMGLTSLNDLTDPNNPKSQTVAEKYIATQQYSFTIGSPATSPLELASAYAASANDGTYCPPAPVLSVTNADGNSLPVKRAACAQVIDPQVAREMVQIMNAESVGVGTAAPAFHDYYNDGGSTVAGKTGTQAADGKNSKQNSAVWYVGTTPNLAASMAIFDPNAPSNPVLDVPGAANGQATGTTAATLWMKALGSTLKQSTWDWQSPQVMANGVSVPNVVGESQAVATAKLAAAGFKLKEYSAGYTEADGSPYTGLTCASNAGPGDVGYQSPSGIAPAGATVSVCLSSGVRAYVPTPRPQPAATPKPGAATPKPGAATPKPGAPTPKPNPTPKPGHAPGAPAH from the coding sequence GTGGTCGCCGGAGTCCTCGTCGCGGGATCAATTCTCCCCGTCGTCGGCGGCATCGGACTGGCCGCCAAGACGCAGACCGACAAGTTCCTGACCACCAGCTGCGACCTGCAGGAGACGGCTCCGCCGCAGAAGACGACGCTGTACGCCAACGACGGCAAGACCGTGATCGCCACGCTCTTCACCCAGGACCGCCAGCCGGTGCCGCTCTCCCAGGTCCCGAACTACCTTGTGCAGGCCCTGGTGGCCACCGAGGACCGGCGCTTCTACAGCCACACCGGGGTCGACATGCGTGGGCTGCTGCGCTCCGCCTTCAGCACCGGCAGCGGCGACACTCAGGGTGGCTCCACGCTGACCATGCAGTACGTCAAGCAGGTGCGGTACTACCAGGCGGTCACCACTCCCAGTTCGACGGAGGCCGAGAAAGAGGCCGCCGCGAAGCTGCAGGCCGCGGCGATCAGCCAGAACATCGATCGCAAGATCGAGGATGCGAACTGTGCCCTCTACCTGGAGAACGTGAAGCACGAGTCGAAGGACACGATCCTAGACAACTATCTGAACATCGCCTTCTTCGGGGAGAACTCCTACGGCATCGAGTCGGCCGCGCAGAACTTCTTCGGCAAGGACGTCAGCAAATTGACCCTCCCCGAGTCGGCCGTGCTGGTAGGCGCACTGCAGGCGCCCAGCGACTACGACCCGTACCTGCACCCGGTCGCCTCCAAGCAGCGACGAAACGTCGTGATCCAGAACCTGGTCGAGGTCGGAAAACTGAGCCAGGCCGAGGCCGACAAGTACAAGGCCCAGCCGCTCACCCTCACCAACTCCTCGCCGCCCGTGGTGCGCTCGGACTGCACAAGCGCGGTCGTCGCCAACGCCGGCTTCTTCTGCGCCTACGTCACGAACTGGCTGAAGGCCAACAAGACCGTCACCGACCACACCCTCTACACGTCGGGTCTGAAGATCATCACGACAATGGACGCGAAACTGCAGACCACCGTGCAGACGTCACTGTCGAAGGCGATGTCGACCAAGGCCCGATCCACCGCGATCCTGCCGGTGGTTGATCCGAAGACCGGCAACGTGCTGGCGATGGCGACCAACAAGCAGTACGGGGTGGCCCCCAACCAGTCGGAGAACCTGCTCTTCACCGACGCCAGCGCCGCCGGCGCCTCCACCTACAAGTACTTCACCGCGCTGGCCGCACTGAAGGCCGGCGTCTCGCCGAGTTTCATCCTGAGCGCCCCCAGCCCGTACAAGCCCACCTCCTGCGGCGGCGACAAGGCCATCTCCAACGACTCCACGTCGATCCCGACCACGACGACGATGAAGGACGCCTTCGCCCGCTCGTCGAACACCTACTTCGTCGGCATGGAAGACAAGTTCTTCTACCAGTGCGATCTGACCCCCGTGGTACAGACCGCCGTCCAGATGGGCCTGACGTCACTCAACGACCTCACCGACCCGAACAACCCGAAGTCCCAGACCGTGGCCGAGAAGTACATCGCGACGCAGCAGTACTCCTTCACGATCGGCTCCCCGGCCACCAGTCCGCTGGAACTGGCCAGCGCGTACGCGGCGTCGGCCAATGACGGCACCTACTGCCCGCCCGCGCCGGTTCTCTCGGTCACCAACGCCGACGGCAACTCACTACCGGTGAAGCGCGCCGCCTGCGCCCAGGTCATCGATCCGCAGGTCGCCCGCGAGATGGTGCAGATCATGAACGCCGAGTCCGTGGGAGTCGGCACGGCGGCACCCGCCTTCCACGACTACTACAACGACGGCGGCTCGACGGTGGCCGGCAAGACCGGAACGCAGGCCGCCGATGGCAAGAACTCCAAGCAGAACTCGGCCGTCTGGTACGTCGGCACCACGCCGAACCTGGCCGCCTCGATGGCGATCTTCGACCCGAACGCGCCGAGCAATCCGGTGCTCGACGTGCCGGGCGCAGCCAACGGGCAGGCCACCGGTACGACGGCGGCCACGCTCTGGATGAAGGCACTCGGCTCGACGCTGAAGCAGTCGACCTGGGACTGGCAGTCGCCGCAGGTGATGGCCAACGGAGTCTCGGTGCCGAACGTGGTGGGCGAGAGTCAGGCCGTGGCGACGGCCAAGCTGGCCGCGGCGGGCTTCAAGCTGAAGGAGTACAGCGCCGGCTATACCGAGGCCGACGGCAGCCCGTACACCGGCCTCACCTGCGCCTCCAACGCCGGCCCCGGCGACGTCGGCTACCAGTCGCCGTCCGGCATCGCACCGGCCGGCGCAACGGTCTCGGTGTGCCTGAGCAGCGGCGTCCGGGCCTACGTTCCGACGCCGAGGCCGCAGCCGGCCGCGACGCCTAAGCCGGGCGCGGCCACCCCCAAGCCCGGTGCCGCGACGCCGAAGCCGGGCGCGCCTACTCCCAAGCCCAACCCGACGCCGAAGCCGGGCCACGCCCCGGGCGCTCCGGCTCACTGA
- a CDS encoding PPOX class F420-dependent oxidoreductase, producing MAPQIATNTKVDLDGLLEFLRPRHRGILITERGDGSPQTSPVTCGVDGQGRIVVATYPQRAKTSNARHRGRASILVLSDDFNGPWVQVDGAAEVLDVPEAVEPLVEYFRVIAGEHSDWDEYREAMVRQNKSLIRITPSRWGPIATGGFPPPTDDD from the coding sequence ATGGCCCCACAGATAGCGACGAACACCAAGGTTGACCTCGACGGGCTGCTGGAGTTCCTGCGTCCTCGCCACCGAGGCATCCTCATCACCGAGCGGGGCGACGGCTCCCCGCAGACCTCGCCGGTCACCTGCGGTGTGGACGGGCAAGGGCGGATCGTCGTCGCCACCTACCCGCAGCGAGCCAAGACGTCCAACGCCCGGCACCGCGGGCGGGCCTCGATCCTGGTGCTCTCCGACGACTTCAACGGCCCGTGGGTGCAGGTTGACGGGGCGGCCGAGGTGCTCGATGTTCCGGAGGCGGTGGAGCCACTCGTCGAATACTTTCGGGTGATCGCCGGCGAACATTCGGACTGGGACGAGTACCGCGAGGCGATGGTGCGTCAGAACAAGTCGCTCATCCGGATCACCCCGTCACGTTGGGGCCCGATCGCCACCGGCGGCTTTCCCCCGCCAACCGACGACGACTGA
- a CDS encoding CoA pyrophosphatase: protein MTEAPPEWLQPLASAASTVRADEITRFSVVPDGVTARRSAVLIAVSQTVAGPSVLLLERAARMRNHAGQVAFPGGALDETDPDLTYTALREANEEVGLRPESVDVVAVLPDLFLPPSRFLVTPVIAWWRGLHEVGVVDANEVARVANVPIAELADPANRFRVSHPSGFRGPGFAVSDLFVWGFTAGLLDALLRLGGWAQPWDETVERPIP, encoded by the coding sequence ATGACCGAGGCTCCGCCCGAGTGGCTTCAGCCGCTGGCCAGCGCCGCGTCGACGGTCCGCGCCGACGAGATCACCCGTTTCTCGGTGGTCCCGGATGGTGTCACCGCTCGCCGATCGGCGGTGTTGATCGCGGTGAGCCAGACCGTGGCCGGCCCGTCGGTGCTGCTGCTCGAGCGGGCCGCGCGGATGCGTAATCACGCCGGTCAGGTTGCCTTCCCGGGTGGGGCGCTGGACGAGACCGACCCCGATCTCACCTACACCGCACTGCGGGAGGCCAACGAAGAGGTCGGCCTGCGTCCGGAGTCGGTCGACGTGGTGGCGGTGCTGCCGGACCTCTTCCTGCCGCCGTCACGCTTCCTGGTCACCCCGGTGATCGCCTGGTGGCGCGGCCTGCACGAGGTCGGTGTGGTGGACGCCAACGAGGTGGCCCGGGTGGCCAACGTGCCCATCGCCGAACTCGCCGATCCGGCCAATCGCTTCCGGGTCAGCCACCCGTCCGGATTCCGCGGCCCGGGGTTCGCGGTCAGCGACCTCTTCGTCTGGGGCTTCACCGCCGGCCTCCTGGACGCCCTGCTGCGGCTGGGTGGCTGGGCGCAACCCTGGGACGAGACGGTCGAGCGTCCCATTCCGTGA
- a CDS encoding MBL fold metallo-hydrolase, with product MSEGGAAGAATDGSDQFAYETPRQVTDLASVVLARNPHPMTLEGTNTWILRAPGESSAIVVDPGPEEEQHLAAVQAAAGRVAVILLTHGHIDHSAGARRLHEMTGAAVRCLDPAFRFGGSGLQEGDVVAAAGIEVRVWGTPGHTSDSLSFLLEPGSPAARDTPSAAAAVLTGDTILGRGTTVVAYPDGDLGQYLTSLRRLEQLGPATVLPGHGPELAEAGVVAGMYLAHRQARLGQVDAALSELTAVAGSPVTARQIVERVYRDVDQALWPAAELSVEAQLHYLRAGRD from the coding sequence GTGTCTGAGGGCGGCGCAGCGGGCGCTGCGACGGACGGGTCGGACCAGTTTGCCTACGAGACACCGCGTCAGGTAACCGATTTAGCCAGTGTGGTGCTGGCCCGCAACCCGCACCCGATGACGCTGGAGGGGACCAACACCTGGATCCTGCGGGCGCCCGGAGAATCGAGCGCGATCGTCGTCGACCCAGGGCCGGAAGAGGAGCAGCACCTGGCCGCGGTACAGGCCGCCGCCGGACGGGTAGCGGTGATCCTGTTGACCCATGGGCATATCGACCACAGTGCGGGGGCCAGACGCCTGCACGAGATGACCGGCGCCGCGGTTCGCTGCCTGGATCCGGCCTTCCGCTTCGGCGGCAGCGGCCTGCAGGAGGGCGACGTGGTCGCCGCGGCCGGCATCGAGGTGCGGGTCTGGGGCACCCCGGGGCATACCTCGGACTCACTGTCGTTCCTGCTCGAACCGGGGAGCCCGGCGGCCCGGGATACGCCCTCGGCGGCGGCCGCCGTGCTCACCGGTGACACCATTCTCGGGCGCGGAACCACGGTCGTCGCCTACCCCGACGGCGATCTGGGGCAGTACCTGACTTCGCTGCGACGCCTGGAGCAACTCGGCCCGGCGACGGTGCTACCCGGGCACGGGCCGGAGCTGGCGGAGGCGGGGGTAGTTGCCGGCATGTATCTGGCCCATCGACAGGCGAGATTGGGTCAGGTCGATGCCGCGTTGAGCGAGCTCACGGCGGTCGCCGGATCGCCGGTTACGGCACGCCAGATAGTCGAACGGGTCTACCGCGATGTCGACCAGGCGCTCTGGCCGGCCGCGGAACTATCGGTTGAGGCGCAGCTGCACTACCTGCGGGCCGGTCGAGACTAG
- a CDS encoding GatB/YqeY domain-containing protein, which translates to MSDLKARLRADLTTSMKARDELATATIRMTLTAIATEEVSGKAARELGDDEVLRVITKEAKKRREAAEAFAAAGRTEQATRETAEGDFLETYLPKQLGDDELVAIVTAAVAESGATEARQMGLVMKLVSPRVDGRADGKRVSDEVRRQLS; encoded by the coding sequence ATGTCTGACTTGAAGGCTCGTCTACGCGCCGACCTGACCACCTCCATGAAGGCCCGTGACGAACTCGCCACCGCCACCATCCGGATGACACTGACCGCCATCGCCACCGAGGAGGTCTCCGGTAAGGCGGCCCGCGAACTGGGTGACGACGAGGTGCTGCGGGTCATCACCAAGGAGGCGAAGAAGCGGCGCGAAGCGGCCGAGGCCTTCGCCGCGGCCGGGCGCACCGAGCAGGCCACGCGGGAGACCGCCGAGGGCGACTTTCTGGAGACCTACCTGCCCAAGCAATTGGGTGACGACGAGCTGGTCGCCATCGTGACGGCCGCGGTCGCGGAGTCGGGTGCGACCGAGGCCCGTCAGATGGGCCTGGTGATGAAGCTCGTATCGCCCCGGGTAGACGGCCGGGCCGATGGCAAGCGGGTCAGCGACGAGGTCCGCCGCCAGCTCTCCTGA
- a CDS encoding RidA family protein: MTSPLARLAELGVRLPAVAAPVAAYVPAVRSGSLVYTSGQLPFVDGALPATGKVGAEVDATAAAGHAELCALNALAAIDALVGLDSVVRVVKVVGFVASDPSFTGQPGVINGASNLLGRVFGDAGAHARSAVGVAVLPLDAPVEVELIVEVS; encoded by the coding sequence ATGACCTCCCCCCTCGCTCGACTCGCAGAACTCGGCGTGCGCCTCCCCGCGGTCGCCGCACCCGTCGCCGCGTACGTTCCCGCCGTCCGCAGCGGATCGCTGGTCTACACCTCCGGTCAGCTCCCGTTCGTCGACGGTGCCCTGCCGGCGACCGGCAAGGTCGGCGCGGAGGTGGATGCGACGGCGGCCGCGGGTCACGCCGAACTCTGCGCGCTGAACGCACTGGCCGCGATCGATGCGCTGGTCGGGCTGGATTCGGTCGTGCGGGTGGTGAAGGTTGTGGGCTTCGTCGCCAGCGACCCCTCCTTCACCGGGCAACCCGGGGTGATCAACGGGGCCAGCAATCTTCTCGGCCGGGTCTTCGGCGATGCCGGAGCGCACGCCCGGTCGGCCGTCGGAGTCGCCGTTCTTCCGCTGGATGCCCCGGTCGAGGTCGAGCTCATCGTGGAGGTCTCATGA
- a CDS encoding ArsA-related P-loop ATPase, with amino-acid sequence MARGAASAPAASVDAATAPRSLAPGISSAARLHIVTGKGGTGKTTVAAALAMALARGKRRVLLIEVEGRQAFAQLFDVPALPYAEHQLATVAGGGTVVGLAIDPEEAFIDYLDMFYNLRRSARVLRKMGLIDFVTTLAPGVRDVLLTGKVKEAAVRSDGNGRPVYDAVVLDAPPTGRIRPFLEATTEVANLAKVGPINRQSKGVMDLLHSVRTSVHLVTLLEEMPVQETVEAAADLTGAGYQLGSVIVNRARPQLVEAGQVGADGSVDAASLARGLKGSNIDPALAGALAQQLAEYARHQGSQLANTEALSSIGAPRIVLPELAPPVTVGELHELSEYFLTAPSGGPNE; translated from the coding sequence ATGGCCCGAGGCGCAGCATCAGCACCCGCGGCATCCGTTGACGCCGCAACCGCACCTCGTTCGCTGGCGCCTGGCATCTCCAGCGCGGCCCGGCTGCACATCGTCACCGGCAAGGGTGGCACCGGGAAGACGACCGTCGCCGCGGCGCTGGCCATGGCCCTGGCCCGCGGTAAGCGCCGGGTGCTGCTCATCGAGGTCGAGGGGCGGCAGGCCTTCGCCCAGCTCTTCGACGTGCCGGCCCTCCCCTACGCCGAGCATCAGCTGGCGACGGTGGCCGGGGGTGGGACGGTGGTCGGGCTGGCGATCGACCCGGAGGAGGCCTTCATCGACTACCTGGACATGTTCTACAACCTGCGTCGGTCGGCCCGGGTGCTGCGCAAGATGGGTCTCATCGACTTCGTCACCACCTTGGCGCCGGGCGTCCGTGACGTCCTGCTCACCGGAAAGGTGAAGGAGGCGGCGGTGCGCAGTGACGGCAACGGCCGTCCCGTCTATGACGCGGTGGTACTCGACGCACCCCCGACCGGCCGGATCCGGCCCTTCCTGGAGGCGACCACCGAGGTGGCCAACCTGGCCAAGGTCGGCCCGATCAACCGGCAGAGCAAGGGCGTCATGGACCTGCTGCATAGCGTTCGGACGTCGGTGCACCTGGTCACCCTGCTGGAGGAGATGCCGGTGCAGGAGACGGTCGAGGCGGCTGCGGATCTCACCGGGGCGGGGTATCAGCTCGGCAGTGTGATCGTGAACCGCGCGCGGCCGCAGCTGGTCGAAGCCGGCCAGGTGGGAGCCGACGGCAGTGTCGACGCCGCCTCCCTGGCTCGCGGTCTGAAGGGAAGCAACATCGACCCGGCGCTGGCCGGGGCGCTCGCGCAGCAGCTCGCCGAGTACGCCCGCCACCAGGGCTCACAGCTGGCCAACACCGAGGCACTCTCCTCGATCGGGGCCCCGCGCATCGTGCTGCCGGAGCTCGCCCCACCGGTGACGGTCGGCGAGCTGCACGAACTCTCCGAGTACTTCCTCACCGCCCCGTCCGGCGGCCCCAATGAGTGA
- a CDS encoding ArsA-related P-loop ATPase, which yields MSDTLDLGSLIKDPATRIIVTCGSGGVGKTTTAAALAMKAAEAGRRTVVLTIDPARRLAQSMGLTELDNTPREVPGTDGNLHAMMLDMKRTFDDVVTAHSTPDRAQAIFENPFYQALSSSFAGTQEYMAMEKLGQLREAQSTDGVDTWDLIVVDTPPSRSALDFLDAPQRLGRFLDGRLIKLLTAPARVGGKAYLKVVTASFSVVTRILSKILGSALLTDVASFVSSLEAMFGGFRERADHTYQLLKAPGTLFVVVAAPEPDALREASYFVERLSADQMPLAGLVVNRVHFAVDGLSSSRAEAGAEELIAGSGTTSRGSGHRPAAGKTLAGERPERRVKAADLQLAEAALRVQVEVALSAEHDQRMIKRFASAHPEVPRVSVRALPSDVHDLDGLREIGALLTGDDS from the coding sequence ATGAGTGACACGCTCGATCTCGGCAGCCTCATCAAGGATCCGGCCACCCGGATCATCGTGACCTGCGGCAGCGGCGGCGTCGGGAAGACCACCACCGCGGCGGCGCTGGCGATGAAGGCAGCTGAGGCCGGCCGCCGCACGGTTGTCCTCACCATCGACCCGGCGCGCCGGCTCGCCCAGTCGATGGGGCTCACCGAGCTCGACAACACCCCCCGGGAGGTGCCGGGCACCGACGGCAACCTGCACGCCATGATGCTCGACATGAAGCGGACCTTCGACGACGTGGTGACCGCCCACTCGACGCCGGACCGGGCCCAGGCCATCTTCGAGAATCCCTTCTACCAGGCGCTCTCCAGCTCCTTCGCCGGAACCCAGGAGTACATGGCGATGGAGAAGCTCGGACAGCTTCGCGAGGCCCAGAGCACCGACGGGGTCGATACCTGGGACCTGATCGTGGTGGACACGCCGCCGTCGCGCTCCGCGCTGGACTTCCTCGACGCGCCGCAGCGGCTCGGGCGTTTCCTGGATGGCCGGCTGATCAAGTTGCTCACCGCTCCGGCCCGGGTCGGCGGGAAGGCTTACCTGAAGGTCGTCACAGCGTCCTTCAGCGTGGTGACCCGGATCCTGTCGAAGATTCTCGGCAGCGCGCTGCTCACCGACGTCGCCTCCTTCGTCTCCTCGCTGGAGGCGATGTTCGGGGGCTTCCGGGAGCGGGCCGACCACACGTACCAGCTCTTGAAGGCCCCCGGGACGCTCTTCGTCGTCGTCGCCGCCCCGGAACCCGATGCCCTCCGCGAGGCCTCCTACTTCGTCGAGCGGCTCAGCGCCGATCAGATGCCGCTGGCCGGGCTGGTCGTCAATCGGGTGCACTTCGCCGTCGACGGCCTCTCCTCCAGCCGAGCCGAGGCCGGGGCCGAGGAGCTGATCGCCGGCAGCGGCACGACCTCCCGCGGGTCGGGGCATCGCCCAGCCGCCGGCAAGACGCTGGCCGGCGAGCGACCAGAGCGCCGGGTGAAGGCCGCCGACCTGCAGCTGGCCGAGGCGGCGCTGCGGGTCCAGGTGGAGGTCGCGCTCTCGGCCGAACACGATCAGCGGATGATCAAACGCTTCGCCTCGGCCCACCCCGAGGTGCCCCGGGTGAGTGTCCGGGCGCTGCCCAGCGACGTCCACGACCTGGACGGGCTACGCGAGATCGGGGCCCTGCTCACCGGCGATGACAGCTAG
- the nth gene encoding endonuclease III, giving the protein MDRELAQLYPDAHCELDFINALELSVATILSAQCTDKRVNLVTPALFNRYRSAADYAGAERGELEEMIRSTGFYRNKANSIIRLGQELVERFDGEVPNRLKDLVTLPGFGRKTANVVLGNAFDVPGLTIDTHFGRLARRWAWTSNSDPVKVESDVAALIPRKDWTLLSHRVIWHGRRVCHSRRPACGACALAKLCPSFGEGPTDPQVAAKLLRTGSQLADAV; this is encoded by the coding sequence ATGGACCGCGAGTTGGCGCAGCTCTATCCGGACGCCCACTGCGAGCTGGACTTCATCAACGCCCTCGAGCTCTCCGTCGCCACCATTCTCTCCGCCCAGTGCACCGACAAGCGCGTCAACCTGGTGACGCCGGCCCTCTTCAACCGCTATCGCAGCGCGGCCGACTACGCCGGCGCCGAGCGCGGCGAACTGGAGGAGATGATTCGTTCCACCGGTTTCTACCGGAACAAGGCGAATTCGATAATCCGGCTCGGGCAGGAGTTGGTGGAGCGTTTCGACGGGGAGGTGCCGAACCGGCTCAAGGATCTGGTGACGCTGCCCGGATTCGGACGTAAGACGGCGAACGTCGTGCTCGGAAATGCCTTCGACGTCCCGGGGCTGACCATCGACACCCACTTCGGTCGGCTGGCCCGCCGCTGGGCCTGGACCAGCAACTCCGACCCGGTGAAGGTCGAATCCGACGTCGCGGCCCTCATCCCCCGTAAGGACTGGACGCTGCTCTCGCACCGGGTGATCTGGCATGGCCGGCGGGTCTGCCACTCCCGTCGTCCGGCCTGCGGGGCCTGCGCGCTGGCCAAGCTCTGCCCCTCCTTCGGCGAGGGGCCGACCGATCCGCAGGTCGCGGCGAAGTTGCTGCGCACCGGAAGCCAGCTCGCGGATGCGGTCTGA